In the Euphorbia lathyris chromosome 5, ddEupLath1.1, whole genome shotgun sequence genome, one interval contains:
- the LOC136231356 gene encoding protein DYAD isoform X1 encodes MSGSYNKVYGSSERQEDTIKKGLCLLELRRAGMVQWREFGQVSSVDQHEDPTLSSFIIKEEQNDEDVVAASCVSPPLQKKRRLNLCQLKEARAARRLKQKQTTVHKQIKHENSIVGENEISLSSKKGFTERWSTERYKLAEKRMLDVMKAEGALFENPIPRSVLRMAARKYIPDTGLLDHLLKHIDGKVAPGGTERFRRCYNTEGMMEYWLENADLVKVKQENGVPNSNWVPQSCWIPGSATVQQSVSTGELALLKEEIAKLKRDMEELSTKNKDQNQVSPVEEMLKELVTWRIGTDQRLIQISSSLSGIQNIYQDLNVWKSKIEQKLMEISNSSNSAPAPKQCSSTLTPVSERWEDWLASTNLDNIRGEDLAPWIGSTDIVNVGQDALLQECSAPQPWLKPPSESLFQEPNCARDLELLKEEMAQVKRDVHYLLPTRAEDAQASVTPDSSSPAMKFDIENPFLLFQETFKELMKWKAKMEEQMLEIWNAVSNLQASKQYTA; translated from the exons ATGTCGGGTTCATATAATAAAG TATATGGAAGTAGTGAGAGACAAGAAGACACCATCAAGAAAGGGCTGTGTTTGCTGGAGCTAAGACGTGCTGGGATGGTTCAGTGGCGTGAATTCGGACAAGTTTCATCAGTTGACCAGCATGAAGACCCTACACTTTCATCATTTATTATAAAAGAAGAGCAGAATGATGAAGATGTCGTGGCTGCTTCTTGTGTGTCGCCTCCTCTTCAGAAAAAGAGGCGTCTTAACCTCTGCCAACTTAAAGAAGCTAGAGCTGCAAGACGTCTCAAGCAAAAACAAACCACTGTTCATAAGCAAATTAAGCATGAGAATTCCATTGTTGGCGAAAATGAGATTTCACTGTCCAGCAAAAAGGGTTTTACAGAGAGATGGTCAACAGAGAG GTATAAGCTGGCGGAGAAACGTATGTTGGATGTCATGAAGGCTGAAGGGGCTTTATTTGAGAATCCCATTCCCCGATCAGTACTAAGGATGGCAGCTCGTAAATACATTCCTGACACTGGACTTTTGGATCACCTACTGAAGCACATCGATGGTAAAGTGGCACCAGGTGGCACTGAGAGGTTTCGCAGGTGTTACAACACTGAAGGTATGATGGAGTACTGGTTGGAGAATGCTGACCTGGTTAAAGTTAAGCAGGAGAATGGGGTGCCGAATTCCAATTGGGTTCCTCAATCTTGTTGGATTCCTGGTAGTGCCACCGTTCAACAGTCTGTTTCTACCGGAGAACTGGCATTGCTGAAAGAGGAAATAGCAAAATTAAAGAG GGATATGGAAGAGCTGTCAACGAAGAACAAAGATCAAAATCAAGTTAGTCCTGTTGAG GAGATGCTCAAGGAATTGGTTACATGGAGAATTGGGACTGATCAACGCCTGATTCAGATTTCAAGTTCTTTGAGCGGAATACAG aaCATCTACCAGGACTTGAACGTGTGGAAATCGAAGATTGAACAAAAGCTGATGGAAATTTCAAATTCATCGAACAGCGCTCCAGCTCCAAAACAATGCAGCAGCACCCTTACTCCAGTTTCTGAAAGATGGGAGGACTGGTTGGCGAGCACCAACTTGGATAATATTCGGGGGGAGGATTTAGCCCCATGGATTGGTAGCACTGATATAGTTAATGTTGGGCAAGATGCTCTATTGCAGGAATGTTCAGCTCCTCAGCCGTGGTTGAAACCTCCTTCTGAAAGTCTCTTTCAGGAGCCCAATTGTGCTAGAGATCTGGAGCTGCTGAAGGAAGAAATGGCGCAAGTTAAAAG AGATGTGCACTACTTGCTACCCACGAGAGCCGAAGATGCTCAAGCTAGTGTCACCCCTGATTCATCTTCGCCTGCTATGAAGTTTGATATAGAGAATCCATTCCTTCTTTTTCAG GAAACATTCAAGGAGTTGATGAAATGGAAGGCGAAGATGGAGGAACAGATGTTAGAGATATGGAATGCGGTTAGTAATTTACAGGCCTCAAAGCAATATACCGCCTGA
- the LOC136231356 gene encoding protein AMEIOTIC 1 homolog isoform X2 encodes MVQWREFGQVSSVDQHEDPTLSSFIIKEEQNDEDVVAASCVSPPLQKKRRLNLCQLKEARAARRLKQKQTTVHKQIKHENSIVGENEISLSSKKGFTERWSTERYKLAEKRMLDVMKAEGALFENPIPRSVLRMAARKYIPDTGLLDHLLKHIDGKVAPGGTERFRRCYNTEGMMEYWLENADLVKVKQENGVPNSNWVPQSCWIPGSATVQQSVSTGELALLKEEIAKLKRDMEELSTKNKDQNQVSPVEEMLKELVTWRIGTDQRLIQISSSLSGIQNIYQDLNVWKSKIEQKLMEISNSSNSAPAPKQCSSTLTPVSERWEDWLASTNLDNIRGEDLAPWIGSTDIVNVGQDALLQECSAPQPWLKPPSESLFQEPNCARDLELLKEEMAQVKRDVHYLLPTRAEDAQASVTPDSSSPAMKFDIENPFLLFQETFKELMKWKAKMEEQMLEIWNAVSNLQASKQYTA; translated from the exons ATGGTTCAGTGGCGTGAATTCGGACAAGTTTCATCAGTTGACCAGCATGAAGACCCTACACTTTCATCATTTATTATAAAAGAAGAGCAGAATGATGAAGATGTCGTGGCTGCTTCTTGTGTGTCGCCTCCTCTTCAGAAAAAGAGGCGTCTTAACCTCTGCCAACTTAAAGAAGCTAGAGCTGCAAGACGTCTCAAGCAAAAACAAACCACTGTTCATAAGCAAATTAAGCATGAGAATTCCATTGTTGGCGAAAATGAGATTTCACTGTCCAGCAAAAAGGGTTTTACAGAGAGATGGTCAACAGAGAG GTATAAGCTGGCGGAGAAACGTATGTTGGATGTCATGAAGGCTGAAGGGGCTTTATTTGAGAATCCCATTCCCCGATCAGTACTAAGGATGGCAGCTCGTAAATACATTCCTGACACTGGACTTTTGGATCACCTACTGAAGCACATCGATGGTAAAGTGGCACCAGGTGGCACTGAGAGGTTTCGCAGGTGTTACAACACTGAAGGTATGATGGAGTACTGGTTGGAGAATGCTGACCTGGTTAAAGTTAAGCAGGAGAATGGGGTGCCGAATTCCAATTGGGTTCCTCAATCTTGTTGGATTCCTGGTAGTGCCACCGTTCAACAGTCTGTTTCTACCGGAGAACTGGCATTGCTGAAAGAGGAAATAGCAAAATTAAAGAG GGATATGGAAGAGCTGTCAACGAAGAACAAAGATCAAAATCAAGTTAGTCCTGTTGAG GAGATGCTCAAGGAATTGGTTACATGGAGAATTGGGACTGATCAACGCCTGATTCAGATTTCAAGTTCTTTGAGCGGAATACAG aaCATCTACCAGGACTTGAACGTGTGGAAATCGAAGATTGAACAAAAGCTGATGGAAATTTCAAATTCATCGAACAGCGCTCCAGCTCCAAAACAATGCAGCAGCACCCTTACTCCAGTTTCTGAAAGATGGGAGGACTGGTTGGCGAGCACCAACTTGGATAATATTCGGGGGGAGGATTTAGCCCCATGGATTGGTAGCACTGATATAGTTAATGTTGGGCAAGATGCTCTATTGCAGGAATGTTCAGCTCCTCAGCCGTGGTTGAAACCTCCTTCTGAAAGTCTCTTTCAGGAGCCCAATTGTGCTAGAGATCTGGAGCTGCTGAAGGAAGAAATGGCGCAAGTTAAAAG AGATGTGCACTACTTGCTACCCACGAGAGCCGAAGATGCTCAAGCTAGTGTCACCCCTGATTCATCTTCGCCTGCTATGAAGTTTGATATAGAGAATCCATTCCTTCTTTTTCAG GAAACATTCAAGGAGTTGATGAAATGGAAGGCGAAGATGGAGGAACAGATGTTAGAGATATGGAATGCGGTTAGTAATTTACAGGCCTCAAAGCAATATACCGCCTGA